The Streptomyces cynarae genome contains a region encoding:
- a CDS encoding amino acid ABC transporter ATP-binding protein encodes MSSTPEIAIRDLHKSFGDNEVLRGIDLEIGQGEVVCVIGPSGSGKSTLLRCVNLLEEPTKGQVFVGGTEVTDPDVDIDAVRRRIGMVFQQFNLFPHLTVTENLTLPQRRVLKRDKAEAAKIAAENLERVGLSEKADAYPASLSGGQQQRVAIARALAMGPEVMLFDEPTSALDPELVGDVLAVMRRLAQEGMTMMVVTHEMTFAREVADRVVFMDGGVIVEDGTPEQVIGDPGHERTRHFLSRLLDPARAEVEEETSDQVGRKQ; translated from the coding sequence GTGAGCAGCACCCCCGAGATCGCGATCCGCGACCTGCACAAGTCCTTCGGTGACAACGAAGTGCTGCGCGGCATCGACCTGGAGATCGGCCAGGGCGAGGTGGTCTGCGTCATCGGCCCTTCCGGCTCCGGCAAGTCCACCCTGCTGCGCTGCGTCAACCTCCTGGAGGAACCCACCAAGGGCCAGGTATTCGTCGGCGGCACCGAGGTCACCGACCCCGATGTGGACATCGACGCCGTACGCCGCCGTATCGGCATGGTGTTCCAGCAGTTCAACCTCTTCCCGCACCTCACGGTGACCGAGAACCTCACGCTGCCGCAGCGCCGGGTCCTCAAGCGGGACAAGGCCGAGGCGGCGAAGATCGCCGCCGAGAACCTGGAGCGGGTCGGCCTGTCCGAGAAGGCGGACGCGTACCCGGCCTCCCTCTCCGGCGGCCAGCAGCAGCGCGTCGCCATCGCCCGCGCCCTCGCCATGGGCCCCGAGGTGATGCTGTTCGACGAGCCGACCTCGGCGCTCGACCCCGAGCTGGTCGGCGACGTCCTCGCCGTGATGCGCAGGCTGGCGCAGGAGGGCATGACGATGATGGTCGTCACCCACGAGATGACCTTCGCGCGCGAGGTCGCCGACCGGGTCGTCTTCATGGACGGCGGCGTGATCGTCGAGGACGGCACCCCCGAGCAGGTCATCGGCGACCCGGGCCACGAGCGCACCCGGCACTTCCTCTCCCGGCTCCTGGACCCCGCGAGGGCCGAGGTGGAGGAGGAGACCTCCGACCAGGTAGGCCGGAAGCAGTAG
- the cobM gene encoding precorrin-4 C(11)-methyltransferase, which produces MADAPTGKVTFVGAGPGAADLLTFRAARAIAEADVVIWAASLVQAEVLEHARADAEVLDSATMSLEDVVAVYRRAHTEGLKVARIHSGDPALWGGTQEQLDRCAEIGIATEVVPGVSSFSAVAALAQRELTIPEVAQSVVLTRLGGGKTPMPPGEEVREFARHGTTMAIFLSAARSGQLVRELLEGGYPTSTPVVVAYQATWPEELVVKCMIGTLEETVKEHKLWKHTLFLVGPALDAHGTRSHLYHPGHFHGYRKADPEARKALRTRGAST; this is translated from the coding sequence ATGGCCGATGCCCCCACCGGCAAGGTGACCTTCGTCGGTGCCGGCCCCGGCGCCGCCGACCTGCTGACGTTCCGTGCCGCGCGCGCCATCGCCGAGGCCGACGTCGTGATCTGGGCGGCCAGCCTGGTCCAGGCGGAGGTCCTGGAGCACGCGCGTGCGGACGCGGAGGTCCTGGACTCGGCGACCATGTCGCTGGAGGACGTCGTCGCCGTCTACCGGCGGGCGCACACGGAGGGGCTGAAGGTCGCCCGCATCCACTCCGGCGACCCGGCCCTGTGGGGCGGCACCCAGGAGCAGCTCGACCGGTGCGCGGAGATCGGCATCGCGACCGAGGTCGTCCCCGGCGTCTCCTCCTTCTCCGCCGTCGCCGCGCTCGCCCAGCGGGAGCTGACGATCCCCGAGGTCGCGCAGTCCGTGGTCCTCACCCGGCTCGGCGGCGGCAAGACGCCGATGCCGCCCGGCGAGGAGGTGCGCGAGTTCGCCCGGCACGGCACCACCATGGCGATCTTCCTGTCGGCGGCCCGCAGCGGGCAGCTGGTGCGGGAGCTGCTGGAGGGCGGCTACCCGACGAGCACCCCGGTCGTCGTGGCCTACCAGGCGACCTGGCCGGAGGAGCTGGTCGTGAAGTGCATGATCGGCACGCTGGAGGAGACGGTCAAGGAGCACAAGCTCTGGAAGCACACCCTCTTCCTGGTCGGCCCGGCGCTCGACGCGCACGGCACCCGCTCGCACCTCTACCACCCCGGTCACTTCCACGGCTACCGCAAGGCCGACCCCGAGGCCCGCAAGGCCCTGCGCACACGGGGTGCGAGCACGTGA
- a CDS encoding amidohydrolase family protein, giving the protein MSDHAVLHVRGRVLVGPEDVRDELWVVDGRISYDRPAGARDVRTVEGWALPGLVDAHCHVGLDAHGPVSEDVAEKQALTDRDAGTLLIRDAGSPSDTRWVDDRDDLPKIIRAGRHIARTRRYIRDYAWEIEPDDLVAYVAQEARRGDGWVKLVGDWIDRVVGDLSACWPREAVEAAIAEAHRLGARVTAHCFAEDSLRDLVEAGIDCIEHATGLTEETIPLFAERGVAIVPTLVNIATFPGLADGGESKFPRWSAHMRRLYERRYDTVRAAYDAGIPVYVGTDAGGSLAHGLVAGEVAELVTAGIPPVEALSAATWAARTWLGRPALDEGAPADLVVYETDPRADVRVLAVPRRVVLNGRVVG; this is encoded by the coding sequence ATGAGCGATCACGCGGTGCTGCACGTGAGGGGACGGGTGCTCGTCGGGCCCGAGGACGTCCGCGACGAGCTGTGGGTGGTCGACGGCCGGATCTCGTACGACCGCCCCGCCGGGGCCCGCGACGTCCGTACCGTCGAGGGCTGGGCGCTGCCCGGCCTGGTCGACGCGCACTGCCACGTCGGCCTCGACGCGCACGGCCCGGTCTCCGAGGACGTCGCGGAGAAGCAGGCACTGACGGACAGGGACGCGGGCACGCTGCTGATCCGGGACGCGGGCTCCCCCTCGGACACCCGCTGGGTCGACGACCGGGACGATCTTCCCAAGATCATCCGGGCCGGGCGGCACATCGCGCGCACGCGCCGCTACATCCGCGACTACGCCTGGGAGATCGAACCGGACGACCTGGTCGCCTACGTCGCCCAGGAGGCACGGCGCGGCGACGGCTGGGTGAAGCTGGTGGGCGACTGGATCGACCGTGTGGTGGGGGACCTGTCGGCCTGCTGGCCGCGGGAGGCGGTGGAGGCGGCGATCGCGGAGGCCCACCGCCTGGGCGCGCGGGTCACAGCGCACTGCTTCGCCGAGGACTCGCTGCGGGACCTGGTCGAGGCGGGCATCGACTGCATCGAGCACGCGACGGGGCTGACGGAGGAGACGATCCCGCTGTTCGCGGAGCGGGGGGTCGCGATCGTGCCGACGCTGGTGAACATCGCGACGTTCCCGGGACTGGCGGACGGCGGCGAGTCGAAGTTCCCCCGCTGGTCGGCCCATATGCGCCGGCTGTACGAACGGCGCTACGACACGGTGCGGGCGGCATACGACGCCGGGATCCCGGTGTACGTGGGCACCGATGCCGGGGGCTCGCTGGCCCACGGCCTGGTCGCGGGTGAGGTGGCCGAGCTGGTGACCGCCGGGATCCCGCCCGTCGAGGCCCTTTCGGCAGCCACCTGGGCCGCCCGGACCTGGCTCGGGCGTCCCGCGCTGGACGAGGGAGCCCCCGCCGACCTCGTGGTGTACGAGACGGACCCGCGAGCGGACGTACGGGTCCTGGCGGTACCGCGGCGCGTCGTGCTCAACGGACGGGTGGTCGGCTAG
- a CDS encoding amino acid ABC transporter permease produces MTDTTDTARADVQPRRKGLTRTQKRRVSRGVQYAVFVVAVIAFAVTADWGRLQNQFAQVDIARQMFPDVITLALKNTVLYTLSGFVVGLVLGMLLALMRLSSVGPYRWVAGVYIEIFRGLPALLIFIFVGVAVPLAFPGTEIIGGTYGKVALALGLVSAAYMAETIRAGIQAVPKGQMEAARSLGFSPARAMISIIVPQAFRIILPPLTNELVLLFKDSSLVLFLGVTLEERELSKFGRDLASTTANSTPILVAGLCYLLVTIPLGFVVRRMEAKAQGAAK; encoded by the coding sequence ATGACCGACACGACGGACACGGCCAGGGCCGACGTGCAGCCCCGTAGGAAGGGGCTGACCCGGACCCAGAAGCGCAGGGTGTCGCGCGGTGTCCAGTACGCCGTCTTCGTCGTCGCCGTGATCGCCTTCGCGGTCACGGCGGACTGGGGACGGCTGCAGAACCAGTTCGCGCAGGTGGACATCGCCCGGCAGATGTTCCCGGACGTCATCACGCTGGCGCTGAAGAACACCGTGCTGTACACCCTGTCCGGCTTCGTCGTCGGCCTGGTGCTCGGCATGCTCCTCGCACTGATGCGGCTGTCGTCCGTCGGACCGTACCGCTGGGTCGCCGGCGTCTACATCGAGATCTTCCGCGGCCTGCCCGCGCTGCTGATCTTCATCTTCGTCGGTGTCGCCGTGCCGCTCGCCTTCCCCGGCACGGAGATCATCGGCGGCACGTACGGCAAGGTCGCCCTCGCACTCGGCCTGGTGTCGGCTGCGTACATGGCGGAGACGATCCGCGCGGGCATCCAGGCCGTGCCCAAGGGCCAGATGGAGGCGGCGCGTTCGCTGGGCTTCTCGCCCGCTCGCGCGATGATCTCCATCATCGTCCCGCAGGCCTTCCGGATCATCCTCCCGCCGCTCACCAACGAACTCGTCCTGCTCTTCAAGGACTCCTCGCTGGTGCTGTTCCTCGGCGTCACACTGGAGGAGCGCGAACTGTCCAAGTTCGGCCGCGACCTGGCCAGCACGACCGCCAACTCCACGCCGATCCTGGTCGCCGGCCTTTGCTACCTGCTGGTCACGATCCCGCTCGGCTTCGTCGTCCGCCGTATGGAGGCCAAGGCCCAGGGAGCCGCCAAGTGA
- a CDS encoding ZIP family metal transporter — MAVFVALGAFLMTLAGGWTAQHVTDRRHLVLGLAGGLMLGVVGLDLLPEALHAAGTEVFGVPAALLLFVGGFLLAHLVERLLAARRAAHGAGEHDHHRAPEVGLTAAAAMVGHSAMDGVAIGAAFQVGGGMGLAVALAVIAHDFADGFNTFTLTSLYGNARRKAVAMLFADALAPVLGAASTAFLAIPEWFLGGYLGLFGGVLLYLAAAEILPEAHHEHPAHTTLLCTVAGTAFIWLVVGLAG, encoded by the coding sequence ATGGCGGTCTTCGTCGCGCTCGGCGCGTTCCTGATGACGCTGGCCGGCGGCTGGACGGCACAGCACGTGACCGACCGTCGCCATCTGGTCCTGGGCCTGGCCGGCGGACTGATGCTCGGTGTGGTCGGCCTGGACCTGCTGCCGGAGGCACTGCACGCGGCGGGCACCGAGGTGTTCGGCGTTCCGGCGGCCCTGCTGCTGTTCGTGGGCGGCTTCCTGCTGGCCCACCTGGTGGAGCGGCTGCTCGCCGCCCGCCGGGCGGCGCACGGCGCAGGGGAGCACGATCACCATCGCGCGCCCGAAGTGGGCCTCACAGCGGCGGCCGCCATGGTGGGTCACAGCGCCATGGACGGCGTGGCGATCGGTGCGGCCTTCCAGGTGGGCGGCGGCATGGGTCTCGCGGTGGCGCTCGCCGTCATCGCCCACGACTTCGCGGACGGCTTCAACACGTTCACCCTCACCAGCCTGTACGGCAACGCGCGCCGCAAGGCGGTCGCGATGCTGTTCGCGGACGCGCTGGCGCCCGTGCTGGGCGCGGCCTCGACCGCGTTCCTCGCCATCCCGGAGTGGTTCCTCGGCGGCTACCTCGGTCTCTTCGGCGGTGTCCTGCTCTACCTCGCCGCGGCCGAGATCCTGCCGGAGGCCCACCACGAGCACCCCGCCCACACGACCCTGCTGTGCACGGTCGCGGGCACGGCGTTCATCTGGCTGGTGGTGGGCCTCGCGGGCTGA
- a CDS encoding precorrin-8X methylmutase codes for MNRLVHPIEQESFRRLRARLDTSHFPPLTRAVVERVIHSAADLDYATDLVMDESKLEKAHTALHAGAPVVVDVEMVAAGITRRETVCRLKDARSGPGMTRSAHAIRLAYEDVGPGALWVIGCAPTALEELLKLDASPALVIGLPVGFVGAAESKAALRQSGLPAVSNVSEKGGSAVAAAALNALLYHPVSKFEETS; via the coding sequence GTGAACCGTCTGGTGCACCCGATCGAGCAGGAGTCCTTCCGGCGGCTGCGCGCCCGCCTCGACACCTCGCACTTCCCGCCGCTGACCCGGGCGGTGGTGGAGCGCGTCATCCACTCCGCCGCCGACCTCGACTACGCCACCGACCTCGTCATGGACGAGAGCAAGTTGGAGAAGGCGCACACGGCGCTGCACGCCGGGGCGCCGGTGGTGGTGGACGTGGAGATGGTCGCGGCCGGGATCACGCGCCGCGAGACGGTCTGCCGCCTCAAGGACGCCAGGTCGGGCCCGGGCATGACCCGTTCGGCGCACGCGATCCGGCTGGCGTACGAGGACGTCGGCCCGGGCGCCCTGTGGGTGATCGGCTGCGCGCCGACCGCCCTGGAGGAGCTGCTGAAGCTGGACGCCTCCCCCGCGCTCGTCATCGGTCTGCCCGTCGGTTTCGTCGGCGCGGCCGAGTCCAAGGCCGCGTTGCGCCAGAGCGGCCTGCCGGCCGTGAGCAACGTGTCCGAGAAGGGCGGTTCGGCGGTCGCCGCCGCCGCGCTCAACGCCCTGCTGTACCACCCCGTTTCGAAGTTCGAGGAGACATCGTGA
- a CDS encoding DUF2182 domain-containing protein — translation MTAGPLARRGRLGSTWLVLLAAAVAWAWVVGRGRGMGGMPGTMGLDLPAFLPVWTVMSAAMMLPATAPVASLYARTILSQRFRRVVAFTFGYLLVWAAAGLPAYALVAVAGRAAGTHAATATAVAAAIFAANGVYQLTPLKDRCLARCRSPIGLMLRYASYPGRSRDVRAGVHHGAFCLGCCWSLMALLAAFGVMNLWAMVGLAAVLSAEKLLPAGPVVARIAGVVSLALAIAVVWVPSLAPGLIRSPTWAG, via the coding sequence GTGACGGCCGGTCCGCTCGCCCGGCGCGGCAGGCTCGGCTCCACCTGGCTGGTGCTGCTCGCGGCGGCGGTCGCCTGGGCCTGGGTGGTGGGGCGTGGGCGCGGTATGGGGGGCATGCCCGGGACGATGGGGCTGGATCTGCCGGCCTTCCTGCCCGTGTGGACGGTGATGTCGGCGGCGATGATGCTGCCCGCCACGGCGCCCGTCGCGTCCCTGTACGCGCGCACGATCCTCAGCCAGCGGTTCCGGCGCGTGGTCGCCTTCACCTTCGGCTACCTGCTGGTGTGGGCCGCCGCCGGGCTGCCCGCCTATGCCCTGGTGGCCGTCGCCGGCCGGGCGGCGGGCACGCATGCGGCCACCGCCACCGCGGTCGCTGCTGCCATCTTCGCGGCCAACGGCGTCTACCAGCTCACGCCCCTCAAGGACCGCTGCCTCGCCCGGTGCCGCTCGCCGATCGGGCTGATGCTGCGCTACGCGTCGTACCCGGGGCGGTCCCGCGATGTGCGCGCGGGAGTCCACCATGGCGCATTCTGCCTGGGCTGCTGCTGGTCGCTCATGGCGCTGCTGGCGGCGTTCGGCGTGATGAACCTGTGGGCCATGGTGGGCCTGGCGGCCGTACTGAGCGCCGAGAAGCTCCTCCCGGCGGGTCCGGTGGTGGCCCGGATCGCGGGGGTGGTCTCCCTCGCTTTGGCCATCGCCGTCGTCTGGGTCCCGAGCCTGGCCCCCGGACTGATCCGCAGCCCGACGTGGGCCGGCTGA
- a CDS encoding DUF1326 domain-containing protein: MPWNLSGTYLESCNCDAVCPCTTSGLTAPADHERCQVTFAFHVDGGDVDGVDVSGRSVVVFVDAPRVMADGGWQVALYVDAAADDGQAEALGRVFSGQAGGPMAALVPLVGELLGVERVPIDYRDDGRRHAVRVADAIDIEIEDQVAPQFGADGPVMGLTGVFHPVSSTLTVARSTRATGTGVYGRSWDFTGGNGHSAPFAWSA; this comes from the coding sequence ATGCCCTGGAATCTGAGCGGGACCTATCTGGAGAGCTGCAACTGCGACGCGGTGTGCCCGTGCACGACCTCGGGTCTGACCGCGCCCGCCGACCATGAGCGCTGCCAGGTGACCTTCGCCTTCCACGTCGACGGCGGTGATGTCGACGGCGTGGACGTGTCGGGCCGCAGCGTCGTCGTCTTCGTCGACGCACCCCGGGTGATGGCCGACGGCGGCTGGCAGGTGGCGCTGTATGTGGACGCGGCGGCCGACGACGGCCAGGCGGAGGCGTTGGGCAGGGTGTTCTCCGGGCAGGCCGGCGGGCCGATGGCGGCGCTCGTCCCCCTCGTGGGTGAGCTCCTCGGCGTCGAGCGCGTCCCCATCGACTACCGGGACGACGGTCGCCGTCACGCGGTGCGCGTGGCCGATGCCATCGACATCGAGATCGAGGACCAGGTCGCCCCGCAGTTCGGCGCGGACGGCCCGGTGATGGGGCTGACCGGCGTCTTCCACCCGGTGAGCAGCACGCTGACGGTCGCCCGCTCCACCCGGGCGACCGGCACCGGGGTGTACGGCCGGTCATGGGACTTCACCGGCGGCAACGGGCACTCGGCGCCGTTCGCATGGTCCGCGTGA
- the cobC gene encoding Rv2231c family pyridoxal phosphate-dependent protein CobC, producing MRTERDGAQHDLRHHGDAEVRDGGAGLTDLAVNVRADTPPAWLREVVAESLGGLAAYPDGRAARAAVAERHGVPAERVLLTAGAAEAFVLLARALKVRRPVVVHPQFTEPEAALRAAGHVVDRVLLRQADGFRLDPALVPQGADLVVIGNPTNPTSVLHPASVIEELARPGRVLVVDEAFMDAVPGEREALAGRTDVPGLVVLRSLTKTWGLAGLRIGYLLADPGTIAQLERAQPLWPVSTPALAATEACMSPRALAEAAHAAHRVAADRAHLVAGLREFGPDGLHVAEPAEGPFVLVRMARAAAVRRHLRDLGFAVRRGDTFPGLDEEWLRLAVRDRVTVNRFLQALDRAMALAQG from the coding sequence ATGCGCACTGAACGGGACGGAGCACAGCACGACCTGCGGCACCACGGGGACGCCGAGGTCCGTGACGGCGGGGCGGGCCTGACCGACCTCGCGGTGAACGTGCGTGCGGACACGCCTCCGGCGTGGCTGCGGGAGGTGGTCGCCGAGTCGCTGGGCGGCCTCGCGGCCTACCCGGACGGGCGGGCGGCGCGGGCGGCGGTGGCGGAGCGGCACGGGGTGCCGGCCGAGCGGGTGCTGCTGACGGCGGGGGCGGCGGAGGCGTTCGTGCTGCTCGCCCGCGCCCTGAAGGTGCGGCGGCCGGTCGTGGTGCACCCGCAGTTCACGGAGCCGGAGGCGGCGTTGCGGGCCGCGGGGCACGTGGTGGATCGGGTGCTGCTGCGGCAGGCGGACGGTTTCCGGCTGGATCCGGCCCTGGTGCCGCAGGGCGCGGACCTGGTGGTGATCGGGAATCCCACGAACCCCACGTCCGTCCTGCACCCGGCGTCGGTGATCGAGGAACTGGCCCGCCCGGGGCGGGTGCTGGTGGTCGACGAGGCGTTCATGGACGCGGTACCCGGGGAACGGGAGGCGCTGGCGGGCCGGACGGACGTGCCGGGCCTGGTGGTCCTGCGCAGCCTGACCAAGACCTGGGGTCTGGCGGGGCTGCGCATCGGCTACCTCCTGGCCGACCCCGGGACGATCGCGCAACTGGAGCGGGCGCAGCCGCTGTGGCCCGTGTCGACACCGGCGCTCGCGGCGACTGAGGCCTGCATGTCGCCGCGGGCCCTGGCGGAGGCGGCGCACGCGGCGCACCGGGTGGCGGCGGACCGGGCGCATCTGGTGGCGGGGCTGCGGGAGTTCGGGCCGGACGGACTGCATGTGGCGGAGCCGGCGGAGGGGCCGTTCGTGCTGGTCCGCATGGCGCGGGCGGCTGCCGTGCGGCGGCATCTGCGGGACCTCGGCTTCGCGGTGCGCCGCGGGGACACGTTCCCGGGGCTGGACGAGGAGTGGCTGCGGCTGGCGGTACGGGACCGGGTGACGGTCAACCGCTTCCTGCAGGCGCTGGACCGGGCGATGGCCCTGGCACAGGGCTGA
- a CDS encoding sirohydrochlorin chelatase, translating into MTTPPPALLIAGHGTRDEAGAEAFRDFVRELGRRHPELPVAGGFIELSPPPLGEAVTELVERGVRRFAAVPLMLVSAGHAKGDIPAALAREKERHPGISYTYGRPLGPHPALLSVLERRLDEALAGAARTPEERAEVTVLLVGRGSTDPDANAEVYKAARLLWEGRGYAGVETAFVSLAAPDVPSGLDRCAKLGAKRIVVLPYFLFTGILPDRVRQQAEDWAATHPRVEVRSAGVIGPEPELLDLVMERYQEALKGDLRMNCDSCVYRIALPGFEDKVGLPQQPHFHPDDDGHHHHGHGHHHGGHAHSHAH; encoded by the coding sequence GTGACCACCCCGCCGCCCGCCCTGCTCATCGCCGGCCACGGCACCCGGGACGAGGCCGGAGCCGAGGCGTTCCGCGACTTCGTACGGGAGCTGGGGCGCCGCCACCCCGAGCTGCCCGTCGCGGGCGGCTTCATCGAGCTGTCGCCGCCGCCGCTGGGCGAGGCGGTGACCGAGCTGGTGGAGCGCGGGGTGCGCCGGTTCGCCGCCGTGCCGCTGATGCTGGTGTCCGCCGGGCACGCCAAGGGGGACATCCCGGCGGCGCTGGCCCGGGAGAAGGAGCGGCACCCGGGCATCTCGTACACCTACGGTCGTCCGCTCGGCCCGCACCCGGCGCTGCTGTCGGTGCTGGAGCGGCGCCTGGACGAGGCCCTCGCCGGGGCGGCGCGGACGCCCGAGGAGCGCGCCGAGGTGACGGTGCTGCTGGTGGGCCGTGGCTCCACCGACCCCGACGCCAACGCCGAGGTGTACAAGGCGGCGCGGCTGCTGTGGGAGGGGCGCGGGTACGCGGGCGTGGAGACGGCGTTCGTGTCGCTGGCGGCGCCGGACGTGCCGAGCGGCCTCGACCGGTGCGCGAAGCTGGGTGCGAAGCGGATCGTCGTCCTGCCGTACTTCCTGTTCACGGGCATCCTGCCGGACCGGGTGCGGCAGCAGGCGGAGGACTGGGCGGCGACGCATCCGCGGGTCGAGGTGCGGTCGGCGGGCGTCATCGGGCCGGAACCGGAGCTGCTGGACCTGGTGATGGAGCGGTACCAGGAGGCGCTGAAGGGGGATCTGCGGATGAACTGCGACTCGTGCGTGTACCGGATCGCGCTGCCCGGCTTCGAGGACAAGGTGGGGCTGCCGCAGCAGCCGCACTTCCACCCGGACGACGACGGGCATCACCATCACGGTCATGGACACCACCACGGGGGGCACGCGCACTCCCATGCGCACTGA
- the cbiE gene encoding precorrin-6y C5,15-methyltransferase (decarboxylating) subunit CbiE, with translation MITVVGTGTGAPLPEEVLVAADLVVGGRRHLDAARLPEGAERVVLGPLAPALDAIERTLEKGDNERRVVVLASGDPGFFGIVRALGERFGPDRLDVRPGVSSVAGAFARLGLTWDDAVVVSAHGREMRTAVNVCRARPKVAVLTGPGAGPAELGAALGDGGAGRVLVVATALGDPERERVERVTPAEAAERDWGAAVSVVLCLDEARALGPVRTVAGAPSGPSAWALDESAFAHRDSMITKFEVRALALARLGPRLGDLVWDVGAGSGSVAVECARLGAAVTAVEKTPDGVERIRANASAHGVDVRVVHGTAPDALDGLDDPDAVFVGGGGRELPAIVSACARRARRAVVVAMAALDRVPAAREALVAAGFSCDGVLLQASRLAPLPGDVTRLAATNPVFLLWGTRAPALHEGEAQ, from the coding sequence GTGATCACGGTCGTCGGCACGGGCACGGGGGCGCCGCTTCCCGAGGAGGTCCTCGTGGCGGCGGACCTCGTCGTGGGCGGGCGGCGGCATCTGGACGCCGCCCGGCTGCCCGAGGGCGCCGAACGGGTCGTGCTCGGGCCGCTGGCGCCCGCGCTGGACGCCATCGAGCGGACCCTGGAGAAGGGTGACAACGAGCGGCGGGTCGTCGTGCTCGCCTCCGGTGATCCCGGGTTCTTCGGCATCGTGCGGGCGCTGGGCGAGCGGTTCGGGCCGGACCGGCTGGATGTGCGGCCCGGCGTGTCGTCGGTGGCCGGTGCCTTCGCGCGCCTCGGGCTGACCTGGGACGACGCGGTGGTGGTCAGCGCGCACGGGCGCGAGATGCGCACCGCGGTGAACGTGTGCCGGGCGCGTCCCAAGGTCGCCGTGCTCACCGGGCCCGGAGCCGGTCCCGCCGAGCTGGGGGCGGCGCTTGGCGACGGTGGCGCCGGCCGGGTCCTCGTCGTGGCGACCGCGCTCGGCGACCCGGAGCGTGAGCGCGTGGAGCGGGTGACGCCCGCCGAGGCGGCGGAACGCGACTGGGGGGCGGCGGTGAGCGTGGTGCTGTGCCTGGACGAGGCGCGGGCGCTGGGGCCGGTGCGAACGGTCGCGGGGGCGCCCTCGGGTCCCTCCGCATGGGCCCTGGACGAGAGCGCCTTCGCGCACCGGGACTCGATGATCACCAAGTTCGAGGTGCGCGCCCTGGCCCTGGCCCGGCTCGGGCCGCGGCTCGGCGATCTGGTCTGGGACGTCGGCGCGGGCTCCGGCTCGGTCGCCGTCGAGTGCGCACGGCTGGGCGCCGCCGTCACCGCCGTCGAGAAGACGCCCGACGGGGTCGAGAGGATCCGCGCCAACGCGTCCGCGCACGGCGTGGACGTGCGGGTCGTGCACGGGACCGCACCGGACGCGCTGGACGGACTCGACGACCCCGACGCGGTGTTCGTCGGCGGCGGCGGACGCGAACTCCCCGCCATCGTCAGTGCGTGCGCGCGGCGCGCCCGGCGGGCGGTGGTGGTCGCCATGGCGGCACTGGACCGCGTACCTGCGGCGCGCGAGGCGCTCGTCGCCGCCGGGTTCTCCTGCGACGGCGTCCTGCTGCAGGCGTCGCGCCTCGCGCCGCTGCCGGGTGATGTGACCCGGCTCGCGGCGACCAACCCTGTTTTCCTGCTGTGGGGCACGCGGGCCCCGGCACTGCACGAAGGAGAAGCTCAGTGA